A window of Piliocolobus tephrosceles isolate RC106 chromosome 13, ASM277652v3, whole genome shotgun sequence contains these coding sequences:
- the LOC111555018 gene encoding uncharacterized protein LOC111555018: MKGIEGEQILKHSLLPSHSPVFQPEAFALRPTLWPTYHHYPSSTGRGNLKRKWGHTEKRPCEDMARRQPAASQRVRPQKKPNLSTP, encoded by the exons AGCAGATCCTCAAACATAGCCTGCTTCCCTCCCACTCTCCAGTTTTCCAGCCAGAGGCATTTGCTCTAAGGCCCACGCTGTGGCCCACCTATCACCACTACCCAAGTAGTACAG gAAGAGGAAATTTGAAGAGGAAATGGGGACACACCgagaaaagaccatgtgaagacatggcGAGAAGACAGCCAGCTGCAAGCCAAAGAgtgaggcctcagaagaaaccaaacctgtcgacaccttga